The following proteins are encoded in a genomic region of Brachypodium distachyon strain Bd21 chromosome 1, Brachypodium_distachyon_v3.0, whole genome shotgun sequence:
- the LOC100829747 gene encoding probable WRKY transcription factor 29 yields MTSHNGGRSSEPPPPQAALYDDLVGVRERAVMLQTVLQGSPVGDAGELMQGMMTRLSSAFSRLGANGGGVVAASGAGSAAATASGAGRRPGGRRTRAGAAAGPVRRSSGSRRRSKSPFIKTETVTTPEDGQSWRKYGQKFIHKSTNPRSYYRCTHKHDQGCKATKQVQKSESNPSEFVISYFGEHTCKDPSTLHLEGAAAPPDHCANLIDFSSINNGTAATASTSAFPHSMLFPGISYSSLPAQGLPAFCEKLTQAAADQVAAEEGQRMAATVPLTVGSAPAEYWPAPGEVDAVDAGISSFPSSPSSLGFTGSFGSFGDDDLFGFDS; encoded by the exons ATGACATCCCACAACGGCGGCCGCTCGTCGgagccgcccccgccgcagGCAGCGCTGTACGACGACCTGGTCGGGGTGCGCGAGCGCGCGGTGATGCTCCAGACCGTGTTGCAGGGGTCACCGGTCGGGGACGCCGGGGAGCTGATGCAGGGGATGATGACCAGGCTGTCGAGCGCGTTCTCGAGGCTGGGCGCCAACGGCGGTGGCGTGGTTGCAGCATCAGGGGCAGGCAGTGCAGCGGCGACAGCATCAGGGGCAGGACGGCGACCGggcgggaggaggacgagagcaggtgcggcggccgggccggtccgccGGAGCAGCGGCTCGAGGAGAAG GTCGAAGAGCCCTTTTATCAAGACGGAGACTGTTACGACTCCGGAGGATGGGCAGTCATGGAGGAAGTATGGACAGAAATTCATACATAAATCCACTAACCCGAG GAGCTACTACAGGTGCACGCACAAGCACGATCAAGGCTGCAAGGCCACGAAGCAGGTGCAGAAATCCGAGTCCAACCCCTCTGAGTTCGTCATCAGCTACTTCGGCGAGCACACCTGCAAGGACCCCTCCACCCTGCACCTCGAAGgcgccgccgcaccgccggATCACTGCGCAAACCTCATCGATTTCTCATCCATCAATAAtggcaccgccgccaccgcaagCACGAGCGCTTTTCCTCATTCCATGCTCTTCCCCGGCATCAGCTACAGCTCCTTGCCGGCTCAGGGGTTGCCGGCTTTCTGCGAGAAGCTTACCCAGGCCGCCGCTGACCAGGTCGCTGCCGAGGAGGGCCAgaggatggcggcgacggtgcCGTTGACTGTGGGGTCAGCGCCGGCAGAGTATTGGCCGGCGCCTGGTGAGGTGGATGCTGTTGATGCAGGCATTAGTAGCTTCCCTTCGTCGCCGAGCAGCCTCGGATTCACAGGCTCGTTTGGATCCTTTGGCGACGACGACCTGTTTGGCTTCGATTCCTGA